In Glycine max cultivar Williams 82 chromosome 10, Glycine_max_v4.0, whole genome shotgun sequence, the DNA window GATGAAGACAAATAACCTCCAATCAAGCAGAAAAAGATGTGAGTGCTAGGGTCAGTATACCGGTACAACTGTATATATGTATGAGTACCAAATGACGTAACTTGCCATACAAATAGTCTAGCTGGCATCATATGATTACGAAGCAACGTTGATCATGGCTTTGGCCAAAGAGGCTACCCTCAACccaaaaaacaatcaaataaataaattgaaaggaataataatatagtatattttaaagGCATCAGCCAAATTCATGAAATAATAGTTCAAGTTTGAAAGATAAACATAAGAagccttgttttctttttaatatattttatgttgcATTTTAATTAGTACGTACACTATTCACaattttagttgttaatttattcattatttatgattttcacATACGTTGGGGTGGCAATTGGTGGAGTTTTGGTGTTTTTGCTTGTTGGAAGCTTGCATTTTATCTCGGCATGTTGTCAATATCTGTAATTGATATCATTCACGTCTCTCCTCTGCCATCAATATGCACGGAGCAGCAAGCTCAAGCTGTTGGTGGTTTCCACTGGTATCAATGTTTTGCAAATGTTGGTCAAATTTTCTGAAAGTGCTACATTAGGGTCAAATTTTCTTGATGCGCCTTCTAAGAAATAATTAACACCTTAAAGAGACATTTTTGCCATTCATTTTGCATACCCTTTGTCGCATGCTCAACCTCGTTATTGTAGCAGCCTCGTTCATTGAAGGCACTGCAAAAGACACACTTGAAGGTAAGTAGGTGTGCATTATGTATTATGGATTGCTCAGTCCATAATGCATTTTTATGTATTAAGGATTGAGCAATCTGTAATACATTTGCATATGGACTACTCAATTCAAAACTATACGAGGGTGATATGGTGCTGATGTTTTAACGTCACAATAATGCACATGGCAGTAGCAGGCGGTTGGGTGGGAGCATGGTGGTGGGTTTGGTGTGGTGTGGAGGTGGCGTTGGGTGGAGGTAGGGTGTGGTGGTTATGGAGGtttggaagagagagagaactaGTGTTTACTCGGAAGAAGAAGGGTAAAAGGGGAATATTGGGAATTTCAGGGGTGTACCAAGCAAAAAAAGACATGCCTTAAGTAATTACCCATTTGGGGGTGTGGCACCAGACTTATAATGTAGAATGGGTCTTTTTCTTGCCACTGAATTTTAATTAGGGAAATTGTTACTCTGACCTCGTTTTGCTATTCACACCCCCAGTGAGTTTAAGTGAATTTCTTctcaaaatattcttatttgtgctgtacaaattatacaatggaatgcctaaattaaaatattttaatttaaaaataaaaaaattatgcaacaaACAAATCTGTTAaagatttattaaattaaaaatcatatttattttaattataggaTATTAATCATTATTCAGCCAAAACCCTAAATACAAGCATCTACGGTGGAAGGTTTATTAGCTCCACATTACATTTTCGATATCTCTCCAACGGGAGGGAAAAGAAGCATGACGAAGTTGCACGAATAGCAAAAATATTGTCATACACCACTCCTGTGGATGCATGCAGACTCTCTCGTTTCCAAGGCCTTTGTTCTGCCGCTGAATTCGACATTATGGACAGCAAAGCTGTTACTCTATGTTTTTAATggaatattatgttaaataaataGTGTTGTTGTGTGagtgaaattaattaatgaatgtaGAGCTTTGAATTGGACATGTTGTTTTCCTACTCTAGTTGGCCTCAGGGTGACATGACAATGCCAGAGTCCAggtattcatttttattttactagtaTTTGATCTAATTCATTCTTTGTGCTACATATATGATACGTAAATGATAAACTTTTTCTACTGTTTAATTCATCTGATGGTGGTATTTATACTGATACAGTAGAAGATAAGCTTAGCCATATAAGGCCAGATGCAAAAGGAAACAGAACGCAGGGGAAAACCAAGCATGATAAAATTAGGAGCCATAACCAAGTTGGTTATAACGACACAACAACAAGGAATATTCTTCTGGTATGAATTACACAAAATCCTGAAGGTAAGTGGGCTTCTTCCTGATCCTCTTGGGCCTACTATTGGCTTGCTCCACATTGTTGCTGTTGTCCTGCACTGTATTGCTATCAACACCCTCCCTGGAAAAACAACCTTGTCCGCAAGGTTGTGTAGGGTGGTCAAGGTGTCCCAACGTTCACAGATTGTCTCCTCGGGTGCCTAGCCTGACCATTCTGGTGGAGGATGAATTATCCCATTTCCTGTCGAGAATAGAGAGAGGCTCGATGACTGGGTGATTTGACCGAATTCGCAGTGGGGAAGGAATCCACAATTGGACTAAGAGGGCCCTGATGTGGTTTCAAAAGGGAATGGTGTTAAATTGCACCGGATTCGATCATCtcataacaaaaaattagaaattaaccaTTAATACTtgtcaataacaaaaaaaaatatcattaactaTTGGTTCGGAGAATGGTTTTAAATTGTAGCTGGGTACTTAAGTACGGCTGCAACAAGTATTTTGAGACTCCCTGAATGTATCAGGATGTAATTATGATCATATAATGTGATAACAgttaaatatgaattattttttataataaaaatatttttaaaaatatttatttaactgcttacatgatatttttcttatttatgacttCTTACATAAGAATGaaggattaaaaatgaaaaagtttcaGAAAACAGAACcacactttcttttttctcttttatcattttctattttctttttatcatttcttctccttcatcaatTCTTATACTCCTTTTATAGTGTTAGGTCTCTTATGGTTATCAGAAGCCAAACTCTTGGTTAAGGTCTGACAAATCTAAAAAGCcaacaaatatattatacacTTCATATCTAACAATTATAAACaagtgttttctttcctattatcttTTCTTAATTTCATGCATGATTCATTCGTGTATCATTTTGGGGATTAGATGTTCGACAGAGGGTAATCCCTTAATAGAAATCCAATGAAGGTCTTGCAGTTTAAGAATTAGTCAcagatgataatttttaatggaACTAAAAGGAAAgagtatcttaataaaataattgttagacatagaatgattgcattatgcctatgcatcaaagcaaacatctagaattagaacttcatgcatcttatttatttattctttgcaaagacatttgggagatGGGTGGGTAAGATAAGCTTGTCATCCTCATACATCGGAGCAAGTATTCTAATAGATATGGGTAGGAAAAATTCACCTAATTGAtaagaaaaatttcaaataatcatTTTAGACAAATAAGACATGTTAGGTCCTAACATTCTCATCCCATTGAATTCTCTTGTAtatcttttgtctctttttatctattatttcatgtttcttttaatttttttttaccttgtcTCATCTTTTCCcttataaattagaaattatccAAAACAAAGTTCACGTGGAAATCGATACTCGAACATCTAAgtctttattatttgaatatttgataCACTTATTATCAAACTGTGAACATAATGTAAAGGTTTTTTTAGCTTATCACAACGTGACCAACCGTAATTTAAAACCATATGGTTTAGAGAGACTGCTTTTGatcaaatatcttaaataaattgTGTTTTGCCGCTGGAATTAATACGTGCAGAGCTTTCAATTGGAGAAAAGGACGGGGAAGAAATGTTACATGCTTGTTTTCCCGCAGAGATCTCGGTGCCAACTTCAAATGTCGCTGCCATTAGAGAAGCTTGTCAGAGTCCTGGTCAGGTTTCATTCACCTTTTTCCTTTTGGTTTTACTGTTTGACTCATGtcagatatatatatagatgcCATTCATGTATTGCATGCATGCCAGGTTCCAAGAAGTTTCTACGGTTTGCCCTATGCACccctttttttgcatttatagCGTGATAAAGTGCAGTATATATCTTGTCCCCAAATATTCAGTATGCAGCTTTTCTTGCAAGTTTATCGATGCCAGCAAATTAAAGTACCATTAAGGTGTTATCAGTAGATTTTTTCAGCCTCATGACCATCAGCCATAGCAGTCATAGTTTCGTGCGACAACAACGTACTAATATTACTAATTTGAGAACCGATGGGTGGTTGAAGACTCAGTTAGGGAACTTCAATTCAGGCCTAAAAGAAGACCATGgcctgctgctgctgatgatgatgatgaatgtTGTGGAGTCAAGGAGTCATATACGTAAACCCGGTGGTTTCATTCTTGAAGGAACAGAAGTTAGGCCTAATTAACCATGTCTCATCCGTCAATTAAGTTCTTATTCGTGGTTTTAAATTGCGATTGTGGTGAGGCAGAAAACATTTACATTACAGACAATTGCAGGAAAATATATTGACATTGTGGTCGCAATTGTGGTTGCGGACTCCAGTTTAATTAAAACCATGTTCTTACTCTTTAGCACTTAGCAGAGTGTAGTGAGAtagtatcatttttaatattatcaacaTAAATTAGTGATTCATGAGTAATAAGCAGATAAGTTATTAAGAAGCTTAGTACTATTTTTAAAGGGTAGCTGAGATTGTGGTTCAATGTTGATTGTATTCGTCTTGGGTTTGCTCCGATTTCCAGCTACGTATATTCCCTCGAGTTGGCTGCAGGGACATACTTAGTACTAATTTAATTGCGTTTTGGTTTGCCTATTTCAAATGCCAAATATGCATATACAGATTTTACATTTCAGAAAAGGGTTGAATTTACActcctaaaagaaaaaaataaattgtgaatGCTTCCCTTTGAATGTTGCCAAGTTGCAATTGAGTGTTTTACCGTTTTCAGGATCAATGAACCTAAatatgatcatttttaaggaCCTTCTTCAGATCCCTCTGTTACATCATTAGTTACGTATCAGCAGTAACCTTGTCTAGTGTTGTGTACTTCAAGATAAACTGCGTACTCTCATGGTTCCATTCTCATGTATTAATTCTCTTCAAGAAATGGAACATGTGAAGCTTTTCTAGAAAACTACCATTCAGATTTTGCTGCAAGAGAGTATTAGGAACTATGATTTGATTAAACtagaaataaattgaataacaaTGTAAAAGATATATAACAATTAAGATGAACCAATTAAgtcaagtgaaaaaaataaattaagattcaTAATTTTCAAACCTTTCGATCATTTTAGACATTCTTATTTGAAAGAGTCAAAATTGAAAGTCACAAGGCTTGTTATTCGGTGAATATAACTACTTATAAAACTTTCTTAAAAAGGATTGCGAAGAAGTGTTACATGTTTAGAGATCTCACCATTGAGGCAATTACTTTCTGCACTCCCTGAATTCTTCTTGTATTTCCCATATTGTTTCCAGAATAATCATTCTAAAAGTAACATGGgaaatgcagaaaaaaaaaatacccaccACTAATAAGAAATAATCTTACGGCTGAACAGATGGCAGCACCGGTATTTTGTTATTCTTAGTCATTAAGCTTTTCatgttttattgtttaaattttcctATGAGAGGCAATAGAATGCTAGGGCATTGAGTATCAATTTAGTTAATGAATTTTGAAATTCgattctcttcctcttcctccagTGTGCGTGAGTACttgtaaagcattttttttttttgtctcgtCTTTCGCTGTGCATGTGTgggttttcaatttttcttgtcCCACTGCTACCAATTTTGAACTGAAACGCTTTACAACCACaagctcttaattttatccaaattcATTGTGTCAAATGATGTTGTTAAAACCTGAAAGGATAGAACTGCTATACTTCCAGTTCAAGTTCAACTTGAATAAATTGATCAAAGCAAAAAAGTGATTACATAATACagtataaaacaaatttattaaaaatgaaaaatatcaacTAATGATTTAATGGTTATGAGTTCGTTTAATCAGTTCATTCGAAATGGCTATTAGGATGAGGAGTACGAATCTTCTACAGAATAGATGAAGCATACATAAtctaaatcaaagagaaaatataaacaaCCTGGATTTTGTTTTTGGGGTGTACAAACTGGATATGGACATTACTCGTTGGATTAAATGAAACAGCAAAGTCTTTATACAAACATAAAGGAAAATCTTACAAGTAACGCTGACAAGTGCGTAGAAAGATCAATTACCTAGTCAGATAgtatattataagaaaaagcACAACAAAGGATGCTACAAGTGAAAACATTCTTCGGCTGGATTTTGTCTCAAATACCTGAAAAATGACACAAGATCATTAAAAAAAGacatggaaaaataaataatacttgaTCCTGAGAGGGAAGACAACAAATGTATATTAGTGCATTCAAGATTTAAAGTCAACATACCATTTTGAATTTATCCATAGTGCCTGAGAGGACTCCTCTCGAAGAATCCATATCATTTCCCTATATAAAATAGCAAcagattattaaaaaataatgtgatatagcagagaaaatgcaaatattttcaataaacgCAATAGACAGTACGCACCATACGATCCAGCATCCGGTTATGACTATCCACTTCCTCATTTATATCACCTGACAACTGTTGCAATTATGCTCATTAAAACTTCAATTATAGTTGATAAAGTGAAAATTTTAAACCATCAGAAAACTGCACGTTGTTAATATCTTTACAGGATTCAACTACATCCATCTTATAAAGGGTTTCAAGAACCAAAtggatattataattataatacggGAGAGTAATAACAAgactagaaaattaaaattactaaaagaaaggaaaaaagaatcacttccAAGCATCAATGCaatatacataacaaaaaaaatgttccaATTTCCAGAAGGTTGCAATCCTGCAATGTAATTTTCCTTTCACTTACTAGTTGAAATGAaaccaaatgaagaaacaaTTAAAGCGTGCATCAATTACTAGTATACAGGAAGACAAGACAGGGAATCTAGGGCATGTTGCAAGAAATGTTTACTCTTTTAAGCAGATTGACTCTATCTTGCAATCCATCCAATGCTTGTTCATTATCATGTTCATCAATTTCATGGGAAGAACTTGAGGAATAAAGAGACGATGCTCTGATGCCACCCTCCTCAATACCATCAAAAAGAGCAACTCTGTTGTTGCGACCATCTCTGAAACAGAAAGAAGAATGTACAAAACGGTAATATGAGCCAAGATGGTCAGATAATAAACACATGCAAGATAATTTTCACTTCTAGACATTTGAACAGTTTTAGACTTATCAGAGTCATTTGACATTTCCATAAGTGCATAAACTATCAAGGATTCAAGATAGATAAATTAAATCAGAAGGAAATAGAAAGGCTGTCTCAGCATTTCTGATATCAGGGGGGAAGACACATACACTtaaacatttctaaaaaaataaaattataaacagaGATCAaataacccctaaaactgatgaaataaaaattaggaaTAGTGCAGCAGAACACATTTTCCACCAAATAATGAGGGAGGAGAAATGAAGCTTTCGATTTGAGTACAAAATCTTTTATCACCTCACCTATATCCTGGGCAGTAAAAGGTCACTCGATAATCACTAAACAAGTATAACAGTGGAATGACATTTTCATCAATTATGTTACACACTCATATTCATTATCCAACCACATCTTCATCATAGTCTTTTGAATACATGGGAATACATGCATAAAACTTGTTTCTCTGTGAACATCAACCACATTGTTATTTTCAGTATCCATGTCCATGGCAACAGATGCGTTAAGCTATGATGTAAAGGTGCAGACGGAAACATGCCAAGTCCATCACCACTGCACTCAATTTTGTAAGTATTCTGACACATTCAAAGAACCGactcaaagaagaagaaaaaacgtcCACTCGAAGCCTCCAATACATATGACAACATAAATAGACAATAAAAAACAGGGCTAATCCAACACAAACAAAATACAGCACGGCATTCGTAATTCATTCAAGGAAGCATACGCTGAGATATGGAACATGGAAAACACTGTTTAATCATTTAATCAACACAATTCGACCAAGTCAAGTTATAAAACATCTCTCCTCATATTGTTACAGGAATCTACATGCCAGATTGGCAGTGATAATAACTCAGTCATCACTGATCCGAGAATCAAAGCTATTGTTATTCATTCCAATTGgaatcattcaacagtggaattTGAAATCAATAATAGCACCGAAACTAAACTCATCCACAATTCACCAGTCCACCAACCTCCTCCCACACAAAAAACAATTCtaacttgaaattaaaaaaaccaaagCCACCAAACAGCAATTCACAACACAAATCCCACTTATCAATCGATTCAAATCGTCACGAGACAGAAAATCCATACCCTCCTACGACGCCGTATCCACGGATCTGAAGTAACAAACAACTATTTATTTCCCAACGTAACCAAATCGAGTAACGAACGACACAATTTTTCAGAACTCGAAAGAACACATATTAACGAGAGAAAACACGAGTTCCATCCACACTAACCTTCTAGCATTCATGGCTCACCAGATCACAAATTCCAACACCGTTTCGCAAATTCTCAATCGCGTTTCctagccaaaaaaaaaatacaaaaataaaaaccacgATTAATCAAAGGaaattgtaagaaaaataaatgaacaaaattcAGATCTGAATAtgaaaggaagaggaagattCGAGAAGGTACGCGAACCTCTGTTGAAATAAAAACTTAGTGTAAAAAAGAGAAGTAGAAGGAGAAGAGTGAAGCAGAGGTTTATATACGATACGAGTGTAACACTGTAATTACCTTTGAGTTAAAGACTATAATAAAAGGTGGCAATGTATGCGTGTTGTCTAgtattccttttttattttttcttaattcctGTCTTCAAAAATGGAAGAGGTGGATCTTGTTCTTTTGTAGGGTCTGTTGTCCAGCTAGTCTTGTTTTGAAAGTAACTATGAGCCTCCCAAGAAAAACGTTAAATTGGTATTATtcatcatattttaatatagtcATAAATTATGTCGTGGTCCAAGTGAAATAGATTTAAATTCAAGTTTTGACTTTGAATcttaccgataaaaaaaaaaatatatatatatatatatatattaaaaagagatcacattaaaaataattaattagatttttgataaaattaataaatatttcacgcaatgataaaaaaaaaaacattttaaatgtgGCTTGAAGACTAAATGTAGTTCACACCTGATAGCTAAACCGGATTAAATTTTTGGTACATTATTCTCTACTCCTATACTTAATAAcatatttgattgattttgcTATTCTTTATTCTCTATAAATTGAATTGTTTAGGGCTTTCACTCCTCTCATCTGTATAATTACATCTTTCACAATTTAAGAAAAAGTATCTTGTTGAAGAGTTTTTGGCAAACTCAATTTACCTCACTTAAGTTTGACTAACAATTTAGGTAACACTTTATAATTGAAGGATTATGATCATATTTCTTACCCTTTTGACCAAGAGTAACTTAACTTTCTCGCGATGCATATAGCAAACACCAAATAACATGTGAATACTTTTTGGCACACTATCTCGTTGTCCTGTGTGGTGAATAACCCATATCTTTTATTGTCATTCAACCCAACTTTTGAGGCTATGTTTGTTTTCGCGTTTAATCACATTGAACGccaaaaaaatttcttacaaaaattacatttaatatgTCTCAAAATGCGTGATTTCTATAATACAAACACACACTAAGTTTCCTAAAAATGTATAGACCTGTCTTTTAACTATAATAATGGTCTTTTATAGTTATATTATAGAGTGAACAATGATATCACCCATTAATTATTTTGGGAAGACTCTTTTAACtaaaaagttaacaaaatatctttaaaaaagaatttattatttttttacctcattAATTAATGCATCTCCATgactttactttttttataaaaaaaataaatgcaatgaacaatattttaaaagggTCTATTTTAGGATTAAGATTATTTTTCCaatgaaatattataaataaaaatagaactaAAATATGACAAGACATTCCAGTAGGTTAAGCCAAATAGAATATCATACACCTGAGAGAAAGACTCGATAAACGTGGACTAGCACTAGCAATAACACATCATAGGGCAAAGGGCAAGAAAGTTGTAACACAAATTGAAGGGTGGCATTAATGAAGCTTAATGACTACCTCTATTAGTgaaacaaagttttttttttctttcttaatttgcAAAGAATGAGGAATCTGTACATTAGGCATCTTAGGTTGCTGTCTGAAAAACCAGCAAAAATCCTTCAAACTAAGATGTTAAGAAGCTCGAGTCAcgattttaaacatttttgtaACATTCAACGCTTTTTTGTACAAACTAAAGAATGAAGAAGCCTGGAAAATTTGGCCACATTAAGCCATGTTAGCATTCACAGAATCAGATCACTAATTCCAAAATATGTAGTTCCTTGTTGAAAGGCATTAATGGCATAATCAACTTGTATTTGAGCCAACGGGGTTTTGAATCGAATGCCACCCCCAATCCCAAATCCAATTCCTGGTTTACCACGTCTCTCTCCTGGATTGTCTGCAATTATTATCATTGGATCGAAATATTAAAACAACTAAGATATCATTGCAATTTAACACATCTTGAGAGTTAAAACAAATGATAGTCATACTATAACGATAGTTAAAAAAGTGATAGTGATGCTAAAAAGATCTAAAGCCAACATTGTTGAAGAGATCTAGGCATGTTAGTATTTGAATTAGATTCATGATGAGAAAtaagcaattatttttttacggtaaaGATAAAGTAGCATAATTGTTTCTACTTTTTCATGGTATCACCATGATTTTGAGGAATAGAATTGATTTTTGGTGTTATCCAAACATATTAATGAAACTTACTGGGAACTTTATAACTGCTCCACAGGTCAGATCCACAGTCCAGGAAGATAACTCCTGTTAGTTTCTTGTTCTGCAAATGGAGTATGTAAGGTGATCAGCAACAATGATCGGtagaaatgataaatataagaaATGCTTAGAAAGGAGTCACGGTGGATATCTATGGAGATTTTAATCAGTATCTTATATGATAATGCCAATAGCCAAAAAGATCTAAGTACTGGGAATTTATTTAGAACATTACACATCATGTTTTGTTCTTGACATGAAGATGCTTTTTAATTATAGAACTTTATGCTACAGATGAAAACCATGCTTTGGTCACTAACAGTGAAACTTGCTAGCAAAGAGATTTCTTGTTGGTTAAATCATTACTATAGATGCAAGAGAAAATCAAATTATGATCAAATCAAGGATGGAATATAGCTTATATTTTGGTAATTATTTAAACCCCTGAAGATGTAATGTCTCACTGCAAGATTGATAAGTGATAGCATCTTGCCAATGGTATCAGGAAACAAAAGTAACTATTAAGCAATCAGGAAGACAATGTTGAGAGTCTGGAGTAGAATGAAGAATTATGATACAGCTGAGGAGCATAACAGAACAAGTGGCAGAAGGCAGGTTTACTCAAGCAGAGAAGTAATCTTCACAATAAAAATGTCTATAATCATTGtcccatttttctttttggtcttCAGAAGCAATCCTGTTACAaataaaaacttcgtaccccattgcccagagactcttcgctatgcgaaggtatgggggagggatgttgtacgcagccttacccttgcatatgcaaagaggctgtttccggattcgaacccatgaccaacaagtcaccaaggcacaactttaccgctgcaccagggctcgccctcccTGTTACAAATGCGGTGGGATATTAATTATGGACACCTATTTCAAGGAATTGAATCTTGGTTCACCATATTGTGAGGGGCTGGCCCCTTTCACTAGATCACCTAACACAATTTGGTAATCCTTGCCCCATGTTGATTTTTAAGGTTCCAAGACAATCAATATAAGGACTCCAAACTGGCGGGCAAGATTTCTCCAAGTATAATAACTGATATACAACAAAAATCCAGCTTGggaaaagaaaacttaaaataaatttaaattaaaaccttAACAAAAATTCAGCAGCATTGTTTACATGAGTATCATGTggacaagaaaaatgaaaaatacagaaacagtataatattatttgtgGCACAAGCCAAGTGATGACTAATGAGCATCATACCAATGGGATTGACAATTCACTTGTAGATACCAGACACGACTGTCCAACACCAACTGCACCCTCCCCATAGCCTCGCACACTACTGGGACCACCGATTGCAAATGCTTGATATGGAGCAAAGGATCCCATAACTGTTCCACCACTCATCCTGTCAGAAAATTAAGACTGGAAAATTAATTGATGcagttaattcttttttatcagcaaatgttATTTATCATTActtgttagtttgttaatttttgtttgtggGGGATTGGAATCCACCACCTATCTCTCCCACCCTTTATCTTTACCACCTAATTCTCGGATAGAAACGTAGATTTACTACAAAATTAAGAAGATAATGAAATTGGAAGTGCGTAAATACTGTCTCAAGTGCTTCCTTTTTTGGCATTCACTTATATTAGTAtagtttatttatcattttgtaCGAATCATTCTATATATTGCTTATCACAAGAAATTATTAGATAGTCTCAAAGTCAAATAACTAatagtgtgtgtgtttttttttccgtTAAAAGCCTACAAAATGGACATTTAACCAGAAGTAAGAATTTGCTGCTTCTCACAAAACTTAACAGAGATTTGGAAAGTGTGTCCACATAGGAAAACGGAAAAACAAACATATCCCAAGTGTCCATAGTtctaaccactctattttcaagttttttaatttataagaaagaatgGAGAATTCTTTATTACATGTTATGTAAAGATTAGTTGGAATATTTaccagaaaaaaaatagttggaaCCGTAATAATTTCGgatcat includes these proteins:
- the LOC100500028 gene encoding Bet1-like SNARE 1-1-like — protein: MNARRDGRNNRVALFDGIEEGGIRASSLYSSSSSHEIDEHDNEQALDGLQDRVNLLKRLSGDINEEVDSHNRMLDRMGNDMDSSRGVLSGTMDKFKMVFETKSSRRMFSLVASFVVLFLIIYYLTR